A genomic window from Carassius carassius chromosome 29, fCarCar2.1, whole genome shotgun sequence includes:
- the sh3tc2 gene encoding SH3 domain and tetratricopeptide repeat-containing protein 2 isoform X2, giving the protein MRTEHTAGSQQDRAISPAEFDALWNDPPYTLAAVSELFSPNDTMTADDEAEAEAEAESISISREIYWRRKQTFSGSTTVSSAGERSSPDVVLLFSGRRRSGVAPYGELQEALRTRLRVVESNSQDVVQLFKDLSARLVSVHAEKDSFVITFKTVEEIWKFSTYLALGYVARCLENFLCDQSFWLDPALLSDVEICVTADEDHLATLYLGLLLQEGTFFAKTLYNSDCKEEEEELTYRRNDLVIVKDIGQEAIWEGTLLSTGQHGLVPVHNMQPLPYPFYQWFLKKYPGNAGGILVTDGLFNHPVVVGTCVAVADHYPVVKDELHLCKGDIIKIEGFLFNTLNMFIGRHLTSGEIGFVHKASVKPQSIEPIDGQLVFLSEEERAALCKLNPCFEPCQSDVLANLFSTDISTVYRLDRLDDSDFTYIRNHPKSEQKSTVDQRKSTVSEKSDATPYHSSPRQSFYASWNHLYQDSEVFSFSMEDTFREMDEYEEDPPNFMDEGIWETDEAERCDPILTLLNLEYFQDTFQTLYDLSYSFLDTIFHGLSEDEVLQHLENLREGAKKCRMLWAHRRACFLLGRLCAKKLKYSQARVYFEEALKVPVTGFDDKPLLIALYTNLTAIYLKQKMKDKLPFTLEKASALIMCLPCHNFCSVDEFELLKPIMRKAIVEKDKYLEARTCYLSLCLFLSLRKIEDALPFVERLQLLIITLSAEKGRPVAPVDLNWMLCRLYHKKYLPYLTLASLSLDSGQEHSVDDAFQKIELFIKNSARLNPHWKESTSELPAQVVVYLQQALSIASQGEDFRTRRDLCLSLASVYQQHGALEKAVPFAQQAAKTGSQINEEEGFEASVLLAWLLVLTDEPMQAQNTLQPMLKSLDETDSPTQRGVVYNLLALCLSKRGRVQEAARNFYCALQISRENGNKRNEALALANLGCLFLSVGASGLAECFLLNSLHLFQFLSDSPTDQEHVQALLWLGRSYKDRGGSQEVRLCFEMGLLIAISANNLHSQMVVAKVLSRHYADLLLYGQCIVYYEHCVGLCRTLKNKQLEGEYLELLSNLYLSLNTEKSSRKSLDYSKQSLRISIDLGKRQEESETWLQLGRIYYLIYEDELADMYLQAAVKTALRMNDPCFAMSIYEEAGDVFFKGHRNQLAALPFYRDGSLPFARSIKDVHSEFRLLSKLTELLMKQKQYEEALQYATLAVQVSATTGVPLNERVSCHRLASVHFSLGKYEMAENYYLKSISVCPTALEHAIEVRYYVKVYCRLADLTLYRLKDAFDAMGYFHLALAAALEDKESLSTLYIIYMRLAEIHANFIPDAELSKSYMERAQSLRKELAGYTDSCDTEETHQDPAEAEPDTPTKDRSESSSGTSTLTESSMTHTSLTINAESEHILSNTSHKDDPNTNISVETDTDPPDQTKRLAV; this is encoded by the exons ATGAGGACCGAACATACTGCCGGGAGTCAACAGGACAGAG CGATATCACCCGCTGAGTTTGATGCCTTATGGAATGACCCTCCATACACTTTAGCAGCCGTCAGTGAGCTCTTTTCGCCCAATGACACCATGACAGCCG ATGACGAAGCGGAGGCTGAGGCGGAGGCAGAAAGCATAAGCATAAGCAGAGAGATTTACTGGAGGAGGAAGCAAACATTCAGCGGAAGCACCACAGTATCTTCAGCAGGAGAACGGTCCTCTCCAG atgttgttttgttgtttagcGGGAGGCGACGATCTGGTGTAGCACCTTACGGTGAGCTTCAGGAGGCGTTACGTACCAGACTCCGAGTAGTAGAGAGCAACAGCCAGGATGTTGTCCAGCTCTTCAAG GATCTGTCTGCAAGACTAGTGTCGGTTCATGCTGAAAAAGACAGCTTTGTCATCACTTTTAAGACTGTCGAGGAAATTTGGAAGTTCTCTACTTATTTGGCACTTG GATATGTAGCAAGATGTCTTGAGAACTTTCTCTGTGACCAGTCGTTCTGGCTGGACCCTGCATTGCTTAGTGATGTGGAGATCTGTGTAACAGCGGACGAAGACCACTTAGCTACTCTTTACTTAGGACTTCTGCTACAGGAAG GTACATTCTTTGCCAAGACTTTATACAACAGTGATTgcaaggaggaggaagaggagctgACCTACAGGAGGAATGACCTGGTGATTGTTAAAGACATAGGACAAGAGGCCATTTGGGAAGGTACACTGCTGTCCACAGGCCAACACGGTCTAGTGCCTGTGCATAATATGCAGCCTCTGCCCTATCCATTTTATCA gTGGTTCCTTAAGAAATATCCCGGAAATGCAGGAGGGATTCTAGTTACAGATGGCCTATTCAATCATCCTGTTG TGGTTGGAACTTGTGTAGCAGTAGCGGACCATTACCCAGTGGTTAAAGATGAGCTGCACTTATGCAAGGGAGACATAATCAAGATTGAGGGATTTCTTTTCAATACTCTCAACATGTTCATAGGAAGACACCTTACAAGTGGAGAGATAGGATTTGTTCACAAGGCCAGTGTAAAACCTCAGAGTATTGAGCCTAT CGATGGACAATTGGTCTTTCTCAGTGAGGAGGAAAGGGCAGCCCTGTGTAAACTTAACCCCTGCTTTGAGCCTTGCCAGTCTGATGTACTGGCAAATCTTTTCTCAACAGACATAAGCACTGTGTATAGACTGG ATAGACTTGATGACTCTGATTTCACTTACATAAGAAATCATCCAAAATCAG AGCAGAAATCTACAGTGGATCAAAGAAAGAGCACCGTATCTGAGAAAAGTGACGCAACTCCCTACCACTCGTCCCCTCGGCAATCATTCTATGCATCTTGGAATCATCTGTACCAAGACTCTGAGGTCTTCTCCTTCAGCATGGAAGACACCTTTAGAGAAATGGATGAATATGAGGAAGACCCTCCAAATTTCATGGATGAGGGTATCTGGGAGACAGATGAAGCCGAGAGATGTGACCCGATCCTGACCCTTCTAAATCTGGAATATTTTCAGGACACATTTCAAACTCTTTACGACCTCTCCTACTCTTTCCTGGACACTATCTTCCATGGCCTTTCAGAGGATGAGGTGCTTCAACATTTGGAAAACTTGCGAGAAGGAGCTAAGAAATGCAGGATGCTCTGGGCCCACCGGCGAGCCTGCTTCCTTCTTGGCCGGCTATGTGCTAAGAAACTGAAGTACTCGCAAGCACGAGTGTACTTTGAGGAGGCTCTAAAGGTCCCTGTAACTGGTTTTGATGACAAGCCACTTCTAATAGCCCTGTATACCAATCTCACTGCAATTTACCTCAAACAGAAGATGAAGGACAAGCTACCATTTACACTAGAGAAGGCAAGTGCTCTAATTATGTGCCTTCCTTGCCACAACTTCTGCTCTGTGGATGAGTTTGAGCTGCTCAAACCAATCATGCGCAAAGCCATAGTTGAAAAAGACAAGTACCTAGAGGCACGGACATGCtacctctccctctgtctctttcTCAGTCTAAGAAAAATAGAGGATGCTTTACCTTTTGTAGAGAGACTTCAGTTACTTATCATAACACTGTCTGCAGAAAAAGGGAGGCCAGTTGCCCCTGTTGATCTCAATTGGATGCTGTGCAGGCTTTATCATAAAAAGTATTTGCCCTACCTCACACTAGCTTCTTTAAGTTTAGACTCAGGGCAAGAGCATTCCGTGGATGATGCATTCCAGAAAATTGAACTCTTTATCAAAAACTCAGCCAGGCTTAATCCTCACTGGAAGGAAAGTACTTCAGAGCTTCCTGCACAGGTGGTGGTCTACCTTCAACAGGCCTTGTCAATAGCTAGTCAAGGGGAAGACTTTAGGACTCGGAGGGACTTGTGCCTGAGCCTGGCTAGTGTTTACCAGCAGCATGGAGCTTTAGAGAAGGCTGTGCCCTTTGCCCAGCAAGCAGCAAAGACTGGAAGTCAAATTAATGAAGAGGAGGGCTTTGAGGCATCTGTACTGCTGGCCTGGCTATTGGTGCTAACAGATGAACCCATGCAAGCTCAGAATACTCTGCAACCTATGCTTAAATCTTTGGATGAAACAGACAGTCCGACGCAGCGTGGTGTAGTCTACAACCTTCTAGCCCTATGCCTCAGCAAACGGGGCAGAGTCCAGGAGGCAGCAAGAAACTTTTATTGCGCTCTGCAGATCTCCCGAGAGAATGGGAACAAGCGTAATGAAGCTCTAGCACTGGCAAACTTGGGCTGCTTGTTTCTGTCTGTCGGGGCTTCGGGCCTAGCAGAGTGTTTCTTGCTCAATTCCCTGCACCTATTCCAGTTTCTCTCAGACAGCCCCACAGATCAGGAGCATGTCCAGGCTTTGCTTTGGCTCGGCAGGAGCTACAAAGATAGAGGAGGGAGTCAGGAAGTCAGACTATGCTTTGAGATGGGCCTCCTTATTGCTATTAGTGCCAACAATCTGCACA GTCAAATGGTTGTTGCAAAAGTTCTAAGTCGGCATTACGCTGACTTGCTGCTGTATGGACAGTGTATTGTTTACTATGAGCATTGCGTGGGGCTGTGCAGAACGCTAAAGAATAAACAGCTAGAAGGAGAGTACCTGGAACTTCTCAGCAACCTCTATCTCTCACTCAACACTGAGAA GTCATCAAGGAAGTCTCTTGATTATTCAAAGCAAAGCTTAAGGATCTCCATAGATCTGGGGAAAAGACAGGAAGAGTCTGAGACATGGCTTCAACTGGGCCGTATCTACTATCTGATCTATGAAGATGAGCTGGCTGACATGTACCTACAG GCAGCAGTAAAGACAGCCCTGAGAATGAATGACCCATGCTTTGCTATGAGCATTTATGAGGAAGCAGGAGATGTGTTCTTCAAAGGACACAGAAATCAACTGGCTGCGCTACCATTTTACAGG gatgggAGTTTGCCATTTGCACGCAGCATAAAGGATGTGCACTCAGAGTTTAGGCTGTTGAGCAAGCTCACAGAGCTCCTGATGAAGCAGAAGCAGTATGAGGAGGCACTGCAATACGCCACACTCGCAGTGCAAGTCAGCGCCACAACTG GTGTTCCTCTGAATGAGAGAGTGTCCTGCCATCGTCTTGCATCAGTGCATTTCTCTTTAGGGAAGTATGAGATGGCTGAAAACTACTACCTTAAGTCTATTTCAGTCTGCCCTACTGCTCTTGAACATGCCATTGAAGTTCGGTACTATGTTAAAGTGTACTGCAGACTTGCTGATCTGACCCTATACAGATTAAAG GATGCATTCGATGCCATGGGCTACTTCCACTTAGCCCTCGCGGCAGCTCTGGAGGACAAAGAAAGCCTAAGCACATTGTACATAATCTATATGAGGCTCGCAGAGATCCATGCCAACTTCATTCCCGATGCTGAACTGAGTAAAAGCTACATGGAAAGAGCGCAGAGTTTGAGGAAGGAACTGGCAGGATACACAGACTCTTGTGACACAGAAGAAACACATCAGGACCCAGCTGAGGCAGAGCCTGACACTCCCACCAAAGATCGGTCAGAGTCCAGCAGTGGCACTAGTACTCTGACCGAGTCCAGCATGACCCACACCAGCCTCACAATCAATGCAGAGTCTGAGCACATACTCTCTAACACAAGCCACAAAGACGACCCGAACACTAACATATCGGTGGAAACAGACACAGACCCTCCTGATCAAACCAAGAGACTAGCAGTTTGA
- the sh3tc2 gene encoding SH3 domain and tetratricopeptide repeat-containing protein 2 isoform X5, translating to MRTEHTAGSQQDRDDEAEAEAEAESISISREIYWRRKQTFSGSTTVSSAGERSSPDVVLLFSGRRRSGVAPYGELQEALRTRLRVVESNSQDVVQLFKDLSARLVSVHAEKDSFVITFKTVEEIWKFSTYLALGYVARCLENFLCDQSFWLDPALLSDVEICVTADEDHLATLYLGLLLQEGTFFAKTLYNSDCKEEEEELTYRRNDLVIVKDIGQEAIWEGTLLSTGQHGLVPVHNMQPLPYPFYQWFLKKYPGNAGGILVTDGLFNHPVVVGTCVAVADHYPVVKDELHLCKGDIIKIEGFLFNTLNMFIGRHLTSGEIGFVHKASVKPQSIEPIDGQLVFLSEEERAALCKLNPCFEPCQSDVLANLFSTDISTVYRLDRLDDSDFTYIRNHPKSEQKSTVDQRKSTVSEKSDATPYHSSPRQSFYASWNHLYQDSEVFSFSMEDTFREMDEYEEDPPNFMDEGIWETDEAERCDPILTLLNLEYFQDTFQTLYDLSYSFLDTIFHGLSEDEVLQHLENLREGAKKCRMLWAHRRACFLLGRLCAKKLKYSQARVYFEEALKVPVTGFDDKPLLIALYTNLTAIYLKQKMKDKLPFTLEKASALIMCLPCHNFCSVDEFELLKPIMRKAIVEKDKYLEARTCYLSLCLFLSLRKIEDALPFVERLQLLIITLSAEKGRPVAPVDLNWMLCRLYHKKYLPYLTLASLSLDSGQEHSVDDAFQKIELFIKNSARLNPHWKESTSELPAQVVVYLQQALSIASQGEDFRTRRDLCLSLASVYQQHGALEKAVPFAQQAAKTGSQINEEEGFEASVLLAWLLVLTDEPMQAQNTLQPMLKSLDETDSPTQRGVVYNLLALCLSKRGRVQEAARNFYCALQISRENGNKRNEALALANLGCLFLSVGASGLAECFLLNSLHLFQFLSDSPTDQEHVQALLWLGRSYKDRGGSQEVRLCFEMGLLIAISANNLHSQMVVAKVLSRHYADLLLYGQCIVYYEHCVGLCRTLKNKQLEGEYLELLSNLYLSLNTEKSSRKSLDYSKQSLRISIDLGKRQEESETWLQLGRIYYLIYEDELADMYLQAAVKTALRMNDPCFAMSIYEEAGDVFFKGHRNQLAALPFYRDGSLPFARSIKDVHSEFRLLSKLTELLMKQKQYEEALQYATLAVQVSATTGVPLNERVSCHRLASVHFSLGKYEMAENYYLKSISVCPTALEHAIEVRYYVKVYCRLADLTLYRLKDAFDAMGYFHLALAAALEDKESLSTLYIIYMRLAEIHANFIPDAELSKSYMERAQSLRKELAGYTDSCDTEETHQDPAEAEPDTPTKDRSESSSGTSTLTESSMTHTSLTINAESEHILSNTSHKDDPNTNISVETDTDPPDQTKRLAV from the exons ATGAGGACCGAACATACTGCCGGGAGTCAACAGGACAGAG ATGACGAAGCGGAGGCTGAGGCGGAGGCAGAAAGCATAAGCATAAGCAGAGAGATTTACTGGAGGAGGAAGCAAACATTCAGCGGAAGCACCACAGTATCTTCAGCAGGAGAACGGTCCTCTCCAG atgttgttttgttgtttagcGGGAGGCGACGATCTGGTGTAGCACCTTACGGTGAGCTTCAGGAGGCGTTACGTACCAGACTCCGAGTAGTAGAGAGCAACAGCCAGGATGTTGTCCAGCTCTTCAAG GATCTGTCTGCAAGACTAGTGTCGGTTCATGCTGAAAAAGACAGCTTTGTCATCACTTTTAAGACTGTCGAGGAAATTTGGAAGTTCTCTACTTATTTGGCACTTG GATATGTAGCAAGATGTCTTGAGAACTTTCTCTGTGACCAGTCGTTCTGGCTGGACCCTGCATTGCTTAGTGATGTGGAGATCTGTGTAACAGCGGACGAAGACCACTTAGCTACTCTTTACTTAGGACTTCTGCTACAGGAAG GTACATTCTTTGCCAAGACTTTATACAACAGTGATTgcaaggaggaggaagaggagctgACCTACAGGAGGAATGACCTGGTGATTGTTAAAGACATAGGACAAGAGGCCATTTGGGAAGGTACACTGCTGTCCACAGGCCAACACGGTCTAGTGCCTGTGCATAATATGCAGCCTCTGCCCTATCCATTTTATCA gTGGTTCCTTAAGAAATATCCCGGAAATGCAGGAGGGATTCTAGTTACAGATGGCCTATTCAATCATCCTGTTG TGGTTGGAACTTGTGTAGCAGTAGCGGACCATTACCCAGTGGTTAAAGATGAGCTGCACTTATGCAAGGGAGACATAATCAAGATTGAGGGATTTCTTTTCAATACTCTCAACATGTTCATAGGAAGACACCTTACAAGTGGAGAGATAGGATTTGTTCACAAGGCCAGTGTAAAACCTCAGAGTATTGAGCCTAT CGATGGACAATTGGTCTTTCTCAGTGAGGAGGAAAGGGCAGCCCTGTGTAAACTTAACCCCTGCTTTGAGCCTTGCCAGTCTGATGTACTGGCAAATCTTTTCTCAACAGACATAAGCACTGTGTATAGACTGG ATAGACTTGATGACTCTGATTTCACTTACATAAGAAATCATCCAAAATCAG AGCAGAAATCTACAGTGGATCAAAGAAAGAGCACCGTATCTGAGAAAAGTGACGCAACTCCCTACCACTCGTCCCCTCGGCAATCATTCTATGCATCTTGGAATCATCTGTACCAAGACTCTGAGGTCTTCTCCTTCAGCATGGAAGACACCTTTAGAGAAATGGATGAATATGAGGAAGACCCTCCAAATTTCATGGATGAGGGTATCTGGGAGACAGATGAAGCCGAGAGATGTGACCCGATCCTGACCCTTCTAAATCTGGAATATTTTCAGGACACATTTCAAACTCTTTACGACCTCTCCTACTCTTTCCTGGACACTATCTTCCATGGCCTTTCAGAGGATGAGGTGCTTCAACATTTGGAAAACTTGCGAGAAGGAGCTAAGAAATGCAGGATGCTCTGGGCCCACCGGCGAGCCTGCTTCCTTCTTGGCCGGCTATGTGCTAAGAAACTGAAGTACTCGCAAGCACGAGTGTACTTTGAGGAGGCTCTAAAGGTCCCTGTAACTGGTTTTGATGACAAGCCACTTCTAATAGCCCTGTATACCAATCTCACTGCAATTTACCTCAAACAGAAGATGAAGGACAAGCTACCATTTACACTAGAGAAGGCAAGTGCTCTAATTATGTGCCTTCCTTGCCACAACTTCTGCTCTGTGGATGAGTTTGAGCTGCTCAAACCAATCATGCGCAAAGCCATAGTTGAAAAAGACAAGTACCTAGAGGCACGGACATGCtacctctccctctgtctctttcTCAGTCTAAGAAAAATAGAGGATGCTTTACCTTTTGTAGAGAGACTTCAGTTACTTATCATAACACTGTCTGCAGAAAAAGGGAGGCCAGTTGCCCCTGTTGATCTCAATTGGATGCTGTGCAGGCTTTATCATAAAAAGTATTTGCCCTACCTCACACTAGCTTCTTTAAGTTTAGACTCAGGGCAAGAGCATTCCGTGGATGATGCATTCCAGAAAATTGAACTCTTTATCAAAAACTCAGCCAGGCTTAATCCTCACTGGAAGGAAAGTACTTCAGAGCTTCCTGCACAGGTGGTGGTCTACCTTCAACAGGCCTTGTCAATAGCTAGTCAAGGGGAAGACTTTAGGACTCGGAGGGACTTGTGCCTGAGCCTGGCTAGTGTTTACCAGCAGCATGGAGCTTTAGAGAAGGCTGTGCCCTTTGCCCAGCAAGCAGCAAAGACTGGAAGTCAAATTAATGAAGAGGAGGGCTTTGAGGCATCTGTACTGCTGGCCTGGCTATTGGTGCTAACAGATGAACCCATGCAAGCTCAGAATACTCTGCAACCTATGCTTAAATCTTTGGATGAAACAGACAGTCCGACGCAGCGTGGTGTAGTCTACAACCTTCTAGCCCTATGCCTCAGCAAACGGGGCAGAGTCCAGGAGGCAGCAAGAAACTTTTATTGCGCTCTGCAGATCTCCCGAGAGAATGGGAACAAGCGTAATGAAGCTCTAGCACTGGCAAACTTGGGCTGCTTGTTTCTGTCTGTCGGGGCTTCGGGCCTAGCAGAGTGTTTCTTGCTCAATTCCCTGCACCTATTCCAGTTTCTCTCAGACAGCCCCACAGATCAGGAGCATGTCCAGGCTTTGCTTTGGCTCGGCAGGAGCTACAAAGATAGAGGAGGGAGTCAGGAAGTCAGACTATGCTTTGAGATGGGCCTCCTTATTGCTATTAGTGCCAACAATCTGCACA GTCAAATGGTTGTTGCAAAAGTTCTAAGTCGGCATTACGCTGACTTGCTGCTGTATGGACAGTGTATTGTTTACTATGAGCATTGCGTGGGGCTGTGCAGAACGCTAAAGAATAAACAGCTAGAAGGAGAGTACCTGGAACTTCTCAGCAACCTCTATCTCTCACTCAACACTGAGAA GTCATCAAGGAAGTCTCTTGATTATTCAAAGCAAAGCTTAAGGATCTCCATAGATCTGGGGAAAAGACAGGAAGAGTCTGAGACATGGCTTCAACTGGGCCGTATCTACTATCTGATCTATGAAGATGAGCTGGCTGACATGTACCTACAG GCAGCAGTAAAGACAGCCCTGAGAATGAATGACCCATGCTTTGCTATGAGCATTTATGAGGAAGCAGGAGATGTGTTCTTCAAAGGACACAGAAATCAACTGGCTGCGCTACCATTTTACAGG gatgggAGTTTGCCATTTGCACGCAGCATAAAGGATGTGCACTCAGAGTTTAGGCTGTTGAGCAAGCTCACAGAGCTCCTGATGAAGCAGAAGCAGTATGAGGAGGCACTGCAATACGCCACACTCGCAGTGCAAGTCAGCGCCACAACTG GTGTTCCTCTGAATGAGAGAGTGTCCTGCCATCGTCTTGCATCAGTGCATTTCTCTTTAGGGAAGTATGAGATGGCTGAAAACTACTACCTTAAGTCTATTTCAGTCTGCCCTACTGCTCTTGAACATGCCATTGAAGTTCGGTACTATGTTAAAGTGTACTGCAGACTTGCTGATCTGACCCTATACAGATTAAAG GATGCATTCGATGCCATGGGCTACTTCCACTTAGCCCTCGCGGCAGCTCTGGAGGACAAAGAAAGCCTAAGCACATTGTACATAATCTATATGAGGCTCGCAGAGATCCATGCCAACTTCATTCCCGATGCTGAACTGAGTAAAAGCTACATGGAAAGAGCGCAGAGTTTGAGGAAGGAACTGGCAGGATACACAGACTCTTGTGACACAGAAGAAACACATCAGGACCCAGCTGAGGCAGAGCCTGACACTCCCACCAAAGATCGGTCAGAGTCCAGCAGTGGCACTAGTACTCTGACCGAGTCCAGCATGACCCACACCAGCCTCACAATCAATGCAGAGTCTGAGCACATACTCTCTAACACAAGCCACAAAGACGACCCGAACACTAACATATCGGTGGAAACAGACACAGACCCTCCTGATCAAACCAAGAGACTAGCAGTTTGA